One Desulforhopalus sp. DNA segment encodes these proteins:
- a CDS encoding CsgG/HfaB family protein, giving the protein MISLRQTVRSRLVLLFACSALLLFAGCVGQTGTNVSQTQVAQPPKPELAASKVQKRPERQGSLGTIAVAKVAIDHPSGRLVYQPNGVSDTIVRQMQATGNYKVIDWTNLQEVLFRRNLEWSDLQSDKNLGRKVHEVLLNDYFLMGTITSYGERMDYASTAFSKAKTQIVNVTLELAVKDALTNEIVASAQGKGEKSRQITQTLGFGAAGGNDMVLANAVLDMAIEDAVAKIDASLASLPAKPGGAGRQASDVAQAIPVAVKPLPGNPKVLFIFSEAEDSPKPKTAGGKSSELGTSLAEHAMAKSFAAAKAQVLTADDVINKAYSISGGQNIIQGGWVTEKDLREVENLLQARTGLSSYAVQVGKSAKADMVISGSVRYQTAAVAGPAGMAAQQSTVYLTAKAIAVASGKTLHMATSQQDFLAIQSPSEMKARMNALTLAAQKAAEELLTVMRGN; this is encoded by the coding sequence ATGATCAGTTTGCGCCAGACAGTTCGCAGCCGCTTGGTGCTGCTTTTTGCGTGCAGTGCCTTGCTTTTATTTGCCGGATGTGTCGGTCAGACCGGTACAAACGTCTCACAGACTCAAGTGGCACAGCCGCCTAAGCCGGAACTGGCCGCTAGCAAGGTCCAGAAAAGACCGGAACGGCAGGGATCTCTCGGGACAATTGCCGTGGCCAAGGTGGCAATCGATCATCCCAGCGGCCGGCTGGTGTATCAGCCGAACGGCGTCAGTGACACCATCGTCCGGCAGATGCAGGCCACCGGCAATTACAAGGTCATCGACTGGACCAATCTACAGGAGGTACTGTTTCGCCGGAACCTTGAATGGTCTGATCTGCAGTCCGATAAAAATCTCGGCCGCAAGGTGCATGAGGTACTACTCAACGACTATTTCCTCATGGGGACGATTACCTCCTACGGCGAGCGCATGGATTATGCCTCCACCGCTTTTTCCAAGGCCAAGACCCAGATCGTCAATGTCACCTTGGAACTGGCGGTCAAGGACGCCCTCACCAATGAGATAGTTGCCTCGGCCCAGGGCAAGGGCGAAAAGAGCCGGCAGATTACCCAGACCCTCGGCTTTGGGGCGGCGGGCGGCAACGATATGGTGCTGGCCAATGCCGTGCTCGATATGGCGATTGAGGATGCGGTGGCCAAGATCGATGCAAGTCTGGCGAGCCTGCCCGCCAAACCGGGTGGAGCCGGTCGGCAGGCAAGTGACGTGGCGCAGGCGATCCCTGTGGCGGTTAAACCCTTGCCGGGAAATCCCAAGGTCCTCTTCATCTTTTCCGAGGCTGAAGATTCGCCAAAGCCGAAGACTGCCGGTGGAAAATCCAGTGAACTTGGCACCAGTCTTGCCGAACACGCCATGGCCAAGTCCTTTGCCGCCGCCAAGGCTCAGGTCCTGACCGCCGACGATGTCATCAATAAGGCCTACAGCATCAGCGGCGGCCAGAATATCATCCAGGGAGGCTGGGTCACCGAGAAGGATCTGCGAGAGGTGGAAAACCTGCTGCAGGCCCGCACGGGTTTGTCCTCCTATGCGGTGCAGGTCGGCAAATCGGCCAAGGCCGATATGGTCATTTCCGGCTCGGTGCGCTATCAGACCGCGGCGGTCGCCGGTCCAGCAGGGATGGCGGCACAGCAGAGTACGGTCTACTTGACGGCCAAGGCCATTGCGGTTGCCAGCGGCAAGACCCTGCATATGGCGACGAGCCAGCAGGACTTCCTGGCGATCCAATCACCCAGCGAAATGAAGGCCCGGATGAATGCGCTGACCCTTGCGGCGCAAAAGGCGGCGGAGGAGCTGCTGACGGTAATGCGCGGAAATTGA
- a CDS encoding PilZ domain-containing protein, producing the protein MGLTVKADVIENRLYFKLSGEFAKEEIDKLYTDVTFLVADLSPGFDVINDFSECEIGGSRGKSFRKIANFLVTNGLGEIVQVVQGNSLLTEQAKFLSSVSSGIVPVFAKTHEKARETLENTIKRNGIRFYVNNIPIAYSTSKQCGTGNLVNISTGGFSVAAITQPLADGEEFVMQVTIVNEDFTEDEFAMKAKVIRGDANSFAAKFIGLGGDQKEKLWKCLIYGSR; encoded by the coding sequence ATGGGTTTAACAGTAAAGGCGGATGTCATTGAGAACAGGCTCTACTTTAAACTTTCCGGTGAGTTCGCTAAAGAGGAGATTGATAAACTGTATACCGATGTGACGTTTCTAGTTGCCGACTTAAGCCCCGGATTTGATGTCATTAACGATTTTTCCGAATGTGAGATCGGTGGCAGCAGGGGCAAGTCATTCAGAAAGATAGCAAATTTTCTGGTGACCAACGGCCTGGGTGAGATAGTGCAGGTCGTTCAAGGGAATAGTCTCCTTACCGAGCAGGCAAAGTTTTTGTCGTCAGTATCGTCAGGAATCGTCCCGGTCTTTGCAAAAACCCATGAAAAGGCGAGAGAAACCCTGGAAAACACTATCAAACGCAACGGTATTCGTTTTTATGTCAACAATATTCCGATCGCCTATTCGACCAGCAAGCAATGCGGCACGGGCAATCTTGTAAATATTTCCACCGGTGGTTTCTCCGTTGCGGCAATTACCCAGCCCCTTGCCGATGGGGAAGAGTTTGTCATGCAGGTGACGATCGTCAATGAGGATTTTACCGAGGACGAATTTGCCATGAAGGCAAAGGTCATACGCGGGGATGCCAATTCCTTTGCCGCAAAATTCATTGGACTGGGTGGTGATCAGAAAGAGAAGCTATGGAAATGCCTTATTTATGGATCGCGTTGA